The genomic stretch TCCCTAGGGACGGCGGCTTGGCAGGCAGCTTGGAAAGAGCCCTAGATTTGAAACAACACTGACCCAGGCTCCAGGCCTTGCGTCAGTGTGATCACTTAACCccttttgagtctcagttttcttgtttgtaaaacGGAGTATATGCTATTCTTGATGTGATGGAGATTGTGAGGGTGAAATGAGgattttttgctgttgttctaTTTACTGACTGCGTTTCAGGTACCAGCTAGGTTTGCAGCATATGGGCAGCACACAAGTTTTCTCTCCTGTCCCCATGCAGGTCTCCAGGCCAGGGCAATGTTCCGCACCGCAGTGATGATGGCGGCCAGCCTGGCGCTGACTGGGGCCGTGGTGGCTCACGCCTACTACCTCAAGCACCAGTTCTACCCCACTGTGGTGTACCTGACCAAGTCCAGCCCCAGCATGGCAGTGAGTTGGGAGCGCAGGGAGGGAGGGACTCagtaggagggaaggaggaggttgCTTGAATCGGGGTGGGGCCCGAGGTCAGGTCAGTAGGGGAGAAGTGAAGTAGCCACCAGCTGCTTCACTTTGAATAAACTGTGGTGGGGATGCAAGGAGGTTCCTGAATGATGAGCCCCAGGCAGAGCAAAGCTGAAAGTGACCTCAAACAAGAGCCTCGCCTTCCTCTTAGGTTCTGTACATCCAGGCTTTCGTCCTCGTCTTCCTCTTGGGCAAGGCGATGGGCAAGGTGTTCTTTGGACAGCTGAGGGCAGCAGAGATGGAGGTAAGATGTCCGTGGCCCCTAAGGGGAGGGCCTGGAAGCTGAGCAAGCCGAATATCTGGGTTTCACATCATTCTTTGCCGACCCCTAGCACCTTCTGGAACGTTCCTGGTATGCTGTCACTGAAACTTGTCTGGCCTTCACCGTCTTTCGGGATGACTTCAGCCCCCGCTTTGTCGCCCTCTtcactctcctcctcttcctcaagTGTTTCCACTGGCTGGCTGAGGACCGAGTGGACTTTGTGAGTCGAGTTGGGTTCTGTGGAGCAGACAGGAGCCAGGGAGTGGCCGGTGGGCAGGCTTGTGGCAtaagggctgggctggggctgtgggGTGAGCCCCAGCCTTCCTGACAGGCCCCTTCTCTGCTCTGCCTCAGATGGAACGCAGCCCCAATATCTCCTGGCTCTTTCACTGCCGCATTATCTGTGAGTGAGACCCAAgcgaggggagaggaggagggagccgGAGGGAGACAAGGCACCGTGGAGGATTGGAACGTGAAAAGTTACTGGCCATAGACTTGTACCCTAGAGCACAGGCTGCCCCTTCAGCCCACAGCTGTACAGGAAAGATAATTTAGGAAGTTCATTTGCATACTCTCTGCCTGTTCCACTCCATAGCTTCTCAACTGCCTGGCCCCTTAGCTCTTTGCCTCCTCACCTGGCGCTTGGGCCACCCCGATGCCCCCCTAGGCAGAATTGGAATTCCCGGGGGGCCGGGTACAGTGGAGTGTGCCCACCTGACTAGATGGCTGGGGCCATGGTGGGCTTGAGGGTGGGAGCTGTCTTAGAGCAGGAAGTggctgccaggccctgggctgacCCCTCCAACCCCCCACTTGGGGGGTCCCCACAGCCCTTATGTTCCTCCTGGGTATCCTGGACTTCCTCTTCGTCAGCCATGCCTATCACAGCATCCTGACCCGTGGGGCCTCTGTGCAGCTGGTGTTTGGCTTTGAGGTAAAAGTGGCTTGGGAGGTTGGGAGGACAAGCCTGAGGTGGCACTGCATGTGCCTTGAATAACCCAACAAACCCttgctgagcacctgctctgtggcCAGCCCCAGGCGGGCCACCAAGGAGCAGCCAGCAGTCAGTCCCAGCCCGCTACCACCCACTCCTAGGAGAGTGGGGGAGGCACAGAAAGAGGCACCTGTGGAGGAGCCCCGACCTGGCGTGCAGGGAAGGCTGGCTTCCTGGAAGCCAATCCCAGAGGAGCTGGCTATTGATGGACAGGAGGAATTAGCTTGATGGACACCTGGGGAGGTGTGTCCCTGGCAGAGGAAGAATGTGTTCATTGACCACGGCTCACATTGAGgagtgcttactgtatgccaggccctgtgctgagcaCTTGACCTGCATCTCTTCATCAGGAAAGCAACAGTTACAAAGGAGCAGTTCATGGTGTCACATTGCAGACGGGCAAACCGCAGTGCTGAGGTCCAGTGGGTTAGGGAGTGGAGGAGCTAGATGGACCCCGGCTGTGTCCAAGCCCTGCTGCACCATCACACCCTGCTGTGCAGAGGCCTGGGGGCgacagtgtggctggagcagggcGGGCGCGTGCTGAtgtgccccccctccccccacagtaTGCCATCCTGATGACCATGGTGCTCACCATCTTCATCAAGTACATCCTGCACTCCGTGGACCTCCAGAGCGAAAACCCCTGGGACAACAAGGCTGTGTACATGCTCTACACGGAGCTCTTCACAGGTGAGAGGAGCCTGGGCCGCCCGGCCGCGCCGAGTCCCAGCCCTGGCGCCCAGGCCGTGACCTGCTGCTCTCTGCACCCCCTTCTCCCCAGGCTTCATTAAGGTGCTCCTGTACATGGCTTTCATGACCATCATGATCAAGGTGCACACCTTCCCTCTCTTCGCCATCCGGCCTATGTACCTGGCCATGAGGTGAGCCCAGCCCAGCCATCGTGCCCCGCCACACCTCACCCCTATCTGCTCCTTCACCTCCCTCTCCCAATTTTCACTGAAACTCTTCTTTCAGACAGTTCAAGAAAGCTGTCACAGACGCCATCATGTCTCGCCGAGCGATCCGCAATATGAACACATTGTAAGTGGGCCTGTCCTAGGTGCTCTCCCGAGCTGTACCCCAGGTCCCCCGAGTCTTCAGTTAGTCTTGACTTGTCCTTGGCCTATCCCAACCAGGTACCCAGATGCCACCCCAGAGGAACTCCAGGCAATGGACAATGTCTGCATCATCTGTCGAGAAGAGATGGTGACTGGTGCCAAGAGACTGCCCTGCAACCACATTTTCCATACCAGGTGGGGAGGGCCCTGGGGAGCCGGGCTCTGCGAGGCAGGCCCCTAGGGACCCGCTGACCAGGGCCTGGTCTTGATCCTCAGCTGCCTGCGCTCCTGGTTCCAGCGGCAGCAGACCTGCCCTACCTGCCGTATGGATGTCCTTCGTGCATCGCTGCCAACGCAGTCACCACCGCCCCCTGAACCTGCAGATCAGGGGCCaccacctgccccccacccaccaccactcctcccccagccccccaatTGTGAGTTGCCGCTCATTTGACCATCTAGCACACTGCTGGGTTGGGTGGGCAGTACTGAGGGGAATCAGAGTCCCTGCCCTCTAGAAGCTCCATCTGGATGGTGGGGAGGGTACAGGAAGAGCCACAGAGGGTTGCAGTAAGTGTGATCAGTGCTGAGCTCAGAGAGGACCTACGGGAGCAGAGGACACAGCTCCCAATAACTGGGCCCTTGCCTGTGCTTTGGACCTGTCTCACCAAGTCCTGTCTTCTCTCTGCAGTCCCCCagggcctcctgcctccctttcctccaGGCATGTTCCCGCTGTGGCCCCCCATGGGCCCCTTTCCACCCGTCCCACCTCCCCCCAGCTCAGGAGAGGCTGTGGCCCCTCCATCCACCAGTGCAGGTGAGCCTTTTGGGTACTGCGACGGCCGGGGGTGGGAGGAATGGAAGAGCCCTCTCGACACTCACTCACTTCCGGTTCTTGCCCTTTAGCAGCCCTTTCTCGGCCCAGTGGAGCAGCCACAACCACAGCTGCTTCTGCTGCCTCTGGCTCGGCACCTGGCTCTGCCCCCGCCGAGGCTGCCCCTGCCCCGggcttccccttcccccctccctggATGGGCATGCCGCTGCCTCCACCCTTTGGTGAGCAGGGCCGTGCTGAGGCTTGTTTTGGAGGGTGGGTGAGGGGTGTCAGGCCCAGGCAGCCCAGGCTGagcctctgtctctctcagcctTCCCCCCAATGCCCGTGCCCCCTGCTGGCTTTGCTGGGCTGACCCCAGAGGAACTGCAGGCTCTGGAAGGCCACGAGCGGCAGCACCTGGAGGCCCGGCTGCAGAGCTTGCGGAACATCCACACGCTGCTGGACGCAGCCATGCTGCAAATCAACCAGTACCTCACCGTGCTCGCCTCTTTGGGGTACGTCTGCATGGGGGCTATGGCGGGCAGCAGGGTGTGGGGCTGCTGAGAAGGCCCCCAGCAGGGGATCTTGGTCTTGTCTCTTCTGCCACCCTGCGGTACCTGTTGACTCAGGCCACCTCGCTGTAGGCACACCCAGGGTCTTAGGGTGCGTGGTGCCATTCATCCTCCCACTGCAGGAGGCCTGCCTGTCTGGGTGAGGACTATTGGAGGTGACCTTGAATCTTCTCAGTTACAAAGTCAACTACAGTagcacctcggttttcgaacgtctccggtgatgaacatttcggtttatgattGCGTAAATTTTAGGGATCTATGGTATCactagatagtaaaattcatgcgaaacttgcagttttaggggttgattttaaaggtctggaacaggagtaatccattttgcattactttctatggggaaaccgtgcctcggttttcgaacgtttcagaactcgaacagacTTCTAGAACGATTACGTTAGAAaatcgaggtaccactgtacccCTAATCCTCAGTGTTTTAGTTCACCACGTAACACTGACTGGGAGTCAAGTGCCCCTGGGCTGAGACAGCACATAAAGTCACTTGGAGCCAGCCTGGCCTGAGTTCACGTCCCGGTGCCATCACTCACATTCTTTGTGACCATTACCTTATTTGAATAGAGGGGGGTTCTCATTCACAGGTCACGTGCACAAAGTGCCTGGCACCGAATAATGAATGACAGCACAGGTGTGAAGGGGAGCTTGAGTCTGAGACCTGAGTGCTCTTTGATTCAGTGGAGTCTCAGTGGGTACCTCATGAGGAGCGGCATCCCGGGGTGGAGACTGCAGTGTAATGGTGCACAGGCCAGCAGCCCTGTGGTTTACGATAGTCTGGTGTAGGATCACAAGCATTCCTACAACACGTGTCCACTCGTGTCTGGTCACGGGGGCTGCGGGGCCACATCAGTGCTGGACTCTACCTTGCAAGGCTCCCCAAGGGCAGGAGAACCTGCCCAGACATGCCGGGATGCCCAAGCCAGGCCCGCCTCTCGTCCCTTCTGTTCTAGGCCCCCCCGGCCTGCCACCTCAGTCAACCCCACTGAGGAGACTGCCCCTACAGTTGTCGCTGCTGCCTCCTCCACCAGCATGCCCAGCTCCGAGGCCACCACCCCGTCCCTAGGAGCCTCCCCACTAGCCCCTGAACCCGAAAAGCCTCCAGGTAGTTGTGGTCAGCCTacagaggggtggggtgggacggGGGACTTCTCTGGGTCCCACTTCTGACTTCTCTGTCCCCAGCTCCCGAGTCAGTGGGCACCGAGGAGCTACCCGAGGACGGAGAGCCCGATGCCGCAGAGCTCCGTCGCCGCCGCCTGCAGAAATTGGAATCCCCTGTTGCCCACTGACACTGCCCCggtcctgccccctgcccccctctcTCGAGCAGCCCTTGCTGGAACATGTCCTGCCACCAAGTGCCAGCTCCCTCTATCTGTACCAGGGAGTAGTACCAGCTGAGACAGAGGAGGTGGCATGCCCTAGACCAAGGGGAAGGAGGCCTAAGGCCCCAGCTGACTCCAGTCCTTCCAGTCCCGGGCAGCCATGGGGACCCTGGGTCAGTTCCAGCCTTCCTCTTCTACCCTTCAGCCCTGTGTTCTGCTGCGGCTGTGCAGCACAAGGGTACAGCCTCTGAGaagccctctgcccccacccccttctggGAGACGGGGCAGCCCCTCCGAGCACCGCCTGTGTGTGTGGAGTCCCGCTGCAGTGCCAGACAGTATTAGCTCCTGTTCCCAGTGTGGactcctggggctgggggccggCTAGGAACTCGCTCCCTGGCCCACCCACCAAGACTGGTACTGATATCCTTACCTTACCCTCAACTCCCTGGAAGCCCTTTGTGGTGGTGGCTGTGTCCCTTATGCCCTGTGGCATTTCCATGCAACCACACAACTCAGGGAAAGGAGTGCctggggcagagagggagggcagcACTGAgggaccctgccctgcccctccccccagaccCCTCTCCCCGCAGTTTGTTTAACGTGAGACGGTCCCTGGTCTTACCCAGCAGCCACTGCCCAGCCTCACTCCAGGTGGAGGGCTTGTGTCTGCTCTGGAACCACTGCAAGCCCCAGAATCCTCGCAAGGCCATTTCTCAACTTTCAAAGTTTAGAAGACTTGGAATTACTTACTTGCTATTACCTGTTGGCTTacattttgtctttgaatttgaATGCTTGACCCCAGGAAAGGAGCAGGAGTGCCAGGTTCCTGATCTTTCTGGTTTAGAAAAGGTTCTGGGCCAGGTAGGGAACACAGGAGCCaaggcctgcctgcctgcctttttccctcagttttgTGTTACATGAGTTGCTGGAGAGTTTCAGATgattatttaatttgtaaatattgtaCAAATTTTAATAGCTTAAATTGTATATACAGCCAAATAAAAACTTGCATTAATGATTGGTGGAGCTGGTGTCATAGGATCGATCTGCCGGACTCCTTTTTCTTGCTCAGGCTGTAGACTGCAGACCGGCCTGGAACCAACCTCCAGGAGTGAGAGTTTATTTATACAAACCAGCTCTGTCTTTGGGTACATTGTTACTAAACTAATAGGAAGAGAtacccattttacacatgaagaaactgagccccCAAAAGGTTAATTACCCTGCCTAAGGTAAGAGATCAAGGAGGGGAGCCAGGCTCTGAGGTCTGTCTTAGCCAGTCTGATGCCGGGGTGGGGTTGGAACTCAAGCCTTTGGCCTTGGCGACAGGGCAAGTGTGAAGGTTCActggctgggggtgggatggTATGGCAGAAGCAAAAGGCCATCTTCTTCCTGCCTGCAAAGCAGGTGGCCTTGACACCAGATCAGCAAACTGGAAAGGATGGCCAGGAGCACCCAAGCACCCCCTTGTGGGCAGACCAGCTAAAGCTAATCACGGCTTTCTGCAGTTGGAAACCCAGTGAGGCCCAAATCTCGTCTGGCACGGGGCGGAGGAAACGGCCTTCTACCTGTCCCTGGGTGAAAAGAAGGAGCCTAGGGGCTGACATGGGCACTCTGTTTCTGTGCCCGTGCCTGGCACTGCACTTGGAACTGAAGAAGACTTCCAGGACCCACGTCTGGCTTGGAGCAAGGGCTTGGGAACATTAGCAGCAGTGAGGGTCTGAGGGCCAAGGAAGGAATACGCCCAATGGGTCTGTCTGATGCTCCCCTCCCCTAAACTGGGTGGGCTATTGCTTCCACCAGAGAGGCAGTGAACAACCTCCAGAAACAATGGCTGAGCTCAAGGAACCCCAATAAAGGGAAAGCAGGAACAGGCCAAAGTCGGGGGTCGGAGGGATAGCAACTAATGCCCCCCAGTAGCTCAGCTGTTTCTAATGGGTATCCAATGTTACGTAGCCCTCCCCCAGGGCTGGCACCTGTGCAGAGGGTCCCATTTCCCCCTTTATGCAAGCAAGGCCTGCTCTGAAGCTCTTTAGCCCTCACTCTACCCTGCCCCAGCGCTCAGCCCCAATCCTGCCTGCTCCGACACCCCCTCTCTTGAGAACCCCTGGAATCCAGTCTGTCAGGGATGCTGTCACGCAGGCTGCTGAGCGGGGCCTCAGAAGCCCCTCTCTAGGAGCCAGGCTTTGAGCTGCTGTTCAAAGTAGCCCTTGACCCGCAGGGTACCTGTCACCTCATTGACCTGGGTGATAGGTGTCTTCCCCAGCAATGGGCTCAGAAAATCTTCCACATCCTTCTGCAGGGCCTACGCAAAGGTGACAAACCAAGCCTGGTCAGGACACGTTCCCCTCTAAAGGATTCCCATCCCTTCGACCCTCATCCACAATCAGACCCTGACCCACCCACCCACTTACCCAAATGTCCCCCTCCACCTTCCGGATCACAGTCATCTGGCGGTTGCCATGTGTGATGTCCGTGTAGACAGGGAGATTGTACATCCGAGAGCGCCGCACAGAGTAGGACAGGTTAGGCAGGGCGTCTGGGACAGAGAGGGACCTTAATCAGTCAAATCTTCCCAGGCTTCATCCCACCTCAGCCAAGGCCTTTCCCCACTGAGTCTGCAAAGGGTTAGTGCACTCGAAGGTAAAGCCACCTCCAGACTTCAAGTCAGAAGACCTGAGTTTGGACCTAAGTTTAGAGCCAGGACCAGCTTGTTCACCCAGGTACCCCaaggcccagcacagggcctggcaccaaAAGGTGCTCAAGAAGAAATGAAGTCAGGGCCACGCCTCCTTGGATCTTTAGGTC from Rhinolophus ferrumequinum isolate MPI-CBG mRhiFer1 chromosome 11, mRhiFer1_v1.p, whole genome shotgun sequence encodes the following:
- the SYVN1 gene encoding E3 ubiquitin-protein ligase synoviolin isoform X1; amino-acid sequence: MFRTAVMMAASLALTGAVVAHAYYLKHQFYPTVVYLTKSSPSMAVLYIQAFVLVFLLGKAMGKVFFGQLRAAEMEHLLERSWYAVTETCLAFTVFRDDFSPRFVALFTLLLFLKCFHWLAEDRVDFMERSPNISWLFHCRIISLMFLLGILDFLFVSHAYHSILTRGASVQLVFGFEYAILMTMVLTIFIKYILHSVDLQSENPWDNKAVYMLYTELFTGFIKVLLYMAFMTIMIKVHTFPLFAIRPMYLAMRQFKKAVTDAIMSRRAIRNMNTLYPDATPEELQAMDNVCIICREEMVTGAKRLPCNHIFHTSCLRSWFQRQQTCPTCRMDVLRASLPTQSPPPPEPADQGPPPAPHPPPLLPQPPNFPQGLLPPFPPGMFPLWPPMGPFPPVPPPPSSGEAVAPPSTSAAALSRPSGAATTTAASAASGSAPGSAPAEAAPAPGFPFPPPWMGMPLPPPFAFPPMPVPPAGFAGLTPEELQALEGHERQHLEARLQSLRNIHTLLDAAMLQINQYLTVLASLGPPRPATSVNPTEETAPTVVAAASSTSMPSSEATTPSLGASPLAPEPEKPPAPESVGTEELPEDGEPDAAELRRRRLQKLESPVAH
- the SYVN1 gene encoding E3 ubiquitin-protein ligase synoviolin isoform X2, giving the protein MFRTAVMMAASLALTGAVVAHAYYLKHQFYPTVVYLTKSSPSMAVLYIQAFVLVFLLGKAMGKVFFGQLRAAEMEHLLERSWYAVTETCLAFTVFRDDFSPRFVALFTLLLFLKCFHWLAEDRVDFMERSPNISWLFHCRIISLMFLLGILDFLFVSHAYHSILTRGASVQLVFGFEYAILMTMVLTIFIKYILHSVDLQSENPWDNKAVYMLYTELFTGFIKVLLYMAFMTIMIKVHTFPLFAIRPMYLAMRQFKKAVTDAIMSRRAIRNMNTLYPDATPEELQAMDNVCIICREEMVTGAKRLPCNHIFHTSCLRSWFQRQQTCPTCRMDVLRASLPTQSPPPPEPADQGPPPAPHPPPLLPQPPNFPQGLLPPFPPGMFPLWPPMGPFPPVPPPPSSGEAVAPPSTSAALSRPSGAATTTAASAASGSAPGSAPAEAAPAPGFPFPPPWMGMPLPPPFAFPPMPVPPAGFAGLTPEELQALEGHERQHLEARLQSLRNIHTLLDAAMLQINQYLTVLASLGPPRPATSVNPTEETAPTVVAAASSTSMPSSEATTPSLGASPLAPEPEKPPAPESVGTEELPEDGEPDAAELRRRRLQKLESPVAH
- the SYVN1 gene encoding E3 ubiquitin-protein ligase synoviolin isoform X4; amino-acid sequence: MFRTAVMMAASLALTGAVVAHAYYLKHQFYPTVVYLTKSSPSMAVLYIQAFVLVFLLGKAMGKVFFGQLRAAEMEHLLERSWYAVTETCLAFTVFRDDFSPRFVALFTLLLFLKCFHWLAEDRVDFYAILMTMVLTIFIKYILHSVDLQSENPWDNKAVYMLYTELFTGFIKVLLYMAFMTIMIKVHTFPLFAIRPMYLAMRQFKKAVTDAIMSRRAIRNMNTLYPDATPEELQAMDNVCIICREEMVTGAKRLPCNHIFHTSCLRSWFQRQQTCPTCRMDVLRASLPTQSPPPPEPADQGPPPAPHPPPLLPQPPNFPQGLLPPFPPGMFPLWPPMGPFPPVPPPPSSGEAVAPPSTSAALSRPSGAATTTAASAASGSAPGSAPAEAAPAPGFPFPPPWMGMPLPPPFAFPPMPVPPAGFAGLTPEELQALEGHERQHLEARLQSLRNIHTLLDAAMLQINQYLTVLASLGPPRPATSVNPTEETAPTVVAAASSTSMPSSEATTPSLGASPLAPEPEKPPAPESVGTEELPEDGEPDAAELRRRRLQKLESPVAH
- the SYVN1 gene encoding E3 ubiquitin-protein ligase synoviolin isoform X3, whose translation is MFRTAVMMAASLALTGAVVAHAYYLKHQFYPTVVYLTKSSPSMAVLYIQAFVLVFLLGKAMGKVFFGQLRAAEMEHLLERSWYAVTETCLAFTVFRDDFSPRFVALFTLLLFLKCFHWLAEDRVDFYAILMTMVLTIFIKYILHSVDLQSENPWDNKAVYMLYTELFTGFIKVLLYMAFMTIMIKVHTFPLFAIRPMYLAMRQFKKAVTDAIMSRRAIRNMNTLYPDATPEELQAMDNVCIICREEMVTGAKRLPCNHIFHTSCLRSWFQRQQTCPTCRMDVLRASLPTQSPPPPEPADQGPPPAPHPPPLLPQPPNFPQGLLPPFPPGMFPLWPPMGPFPPVPPPPSSGEAVAPPSTSAAALSRPSGAATTTAASAASGSAPGSAPAEAAPAPGFPFPPPWMGMPLPPPFAFPPMPVPPAGFAGLTPEELQALEGHERQHLEARLQSLRNIHTLLDAAMLQINQYLTVLASLGPPRPATSVNPTEETAPTVVAAASSTSMPSSEATTPSLGASPLAPEPEKPPAPESVGTEELPEDGEPDAAELRRRRLQKLESPVAH
- the MRPL49 gene encoding 39S ribosomal protein L49, mitochondrial, encoding MAAAVFRASLLGWRTGVLPGCGLRRLSQTQGPPDYPSFVESVAEYQFVELLLPPTSIPKPPKHEHYPTPSGWQPPRDALPNLSYSVRRSRMYNLPVYTDITHGNRQMTVIRKVEGDIWALQKDVEDFLSPLLGKTPITQVNEVTGTLRVKGYFEQQLKAWLLERGF